One Mangifera indica cultivar Alphonso chromosome 4, CATAS_Mindica_2.1, whole genome shotgun sequence genomic region harbors:
- the LOC123214444 gene encoding hypersensitive-induced response protein 1, with translation MGQALGCIKVEQSTVSIKETFGKFDDVLEPGCHCLPWCLGSQVAGHLSLRVQQLDVRCETKTKDNVFVNVVASIQYRALADKASDAFYKLSNTRSQIQAYVFDVIRASVPKLDLDSTFEQKNEIAKAVENELEKAMSHYGYEIVQTLIVDIEPDEHVKRAMNEINAAARLRVAANEKAEAEKILQIKRAEGDAESKYLAGLGIARQRQAIVDGLRDSVLAFSVNVPGTTSKDVMDMVLVTQYFDTMKEIGASSKSNSVFIPHGPGAVRDITSQIREGLLQAKATSGA, from the exons ATGGGACAAGCTTTGGGTTGTATTAAAGTGGAACAGTCCACTGTTTCCATCAAAGAAACTTTTGGGAAGTTTGATGATGTGCTTGAACCTGGTTGTCACTGTCTGCCTTGGTGTTTGGGGAGCCAGGTTGCTGGTCACCTCTCTTTACGTGTACAACAGCTGGATGTTCGATGTGAAACAAAAACCAAG GACAACGTGTTTGTTAATGTGGTTGCATCCATTCAGTACAGAGCCTTGGCTGATAAGGCTTCTGATGCTTTCTACAAGCTCAGCAATACCAGATCACAGATACAAGCCTATGTCTTCGATG TTATTCGGGCAAGTGTTCCAAAGCTGGACCTGGATTCAACCTTtgaacagaaaaatgaaatagcaAAAGCTGTGGAAAATGAACTAGAGAAG GCCATGTCACATTATGGATATGAGATAGTTCAAACTCTTATTGTGGACATTGAACCTGATGAGCACGTAAAGAGAGCAATGAATGAAATCAATGCAG CTGCCAGGTTGAGGGTGGCTGCAAACGAGAAAGCTGAAGCAGAGAAAATACTGCAAATCAAGCGTGCTGAGGGAGATGCAGAATCAAAGTATTTGGCTGGGCTTGGTATTGCTCGTCAGCGGCAGGCAATTGTTGATGGGCTGAGGGACAGTGTGCTAGCCTTTTCTGTGAATGTACCGGGAACAACATCGAAGGATGTGATGGACATGGTTCTAGTCACTCAATATTTTGACACCATGAAGGAAATTGGCGCATCCTCAAAGTCAAACTCTGTTTTCATCCCACATGGACCTGGTGCTGTGAGAGACATTACATCACAGATAAGAGAAGGTCTCCTTCAAGCCAAAGCTACGAGTGGTGCATAG
- the LOC123214445 gene encoding mitochondrial outer membrane protein porin of 36 kDa-like, whose translation MGKGPGLYSDIGKKARDLLYKDYQSDHKFTVTTYTSTGAAITSSGIKKGELFLADVSSQLKNKNITTDIKVDTNSNLFTTITVDEPAPGLKSIFSFRIPDQRSGKVELQYQHEYAGISTGIGLTASPIVNFSGVIGNNSLSLGTDLAFDTASGNFTKCNAGLSYTNTDLLASLTLNDKGDTLNASYYHLVSPLTNTAVGAELTHSFSSNENTLTIGTQHSLDPLTSVKARVNSYGRASALIQHEWRPKSLFTISGEVDTRAIEKSAKIGLALALKP comes from the exons ATGGGGAAAGGCCCTGGTCTCTACTCTGACATTGGCAAGAAAGCCCGAG atCTTCTCTACAAGGATTATCAAAGCGACCACAAATTCACTGTCACTACGTACACTTCCACTGGAGcc GCGATAACTTCAAGTGGGATTAAGAAAGGTGAGTTGTTTTTGGCTGACGTCAGCTCTCAGCTGAAGAACAAGAATATTACCACTGATATCAAAGTGGACACCAACTCAAAT CTTTTCACAACCATTACTGTCGATGAACCTGCACCTGGACTCAAGTCAATCTTTAGTTTTAGGATTCCTGATCAGAGATCTGGCAAG GTTGAACTCCAATACCAGCATGAGTATGCCGGAATAAGCACTGGCATTGGATTGACTGCCAGTCCCATTGTCAACTTCTCTGGTGTGATTGGAAACAATTCTCTCTCCCTTGGAACTGATCTTGCATTTGACACAGCCAGTGGAAACTTTACCAAGTGCAATGCAGGGTTGAGTTATACCAATACTGACCTTCTTGCTTCCTTGACATT GAATGACAAAGGTGATACTCTTAACGCTTCCTACTATCACCTTGTGAGCCCATTGACAAATACAGCAGTTGGTGCGGAGCTGACCCATAGCTTTTCAAGCAATGAAAACACTTTGACAATCGGTACTCAGCATTCACTTGACCCTTTGACCTCAGTGAAGGCCCGTGTAAACAGCTATGGCAGAGCAAGCGCCCTGATCCAGCACGAGTGGCGCCCAAAATCTCTGTTTACTATATCAGGAGAGGTTGACACCAGAGCGATTGAAAAGAGCGCCAAGATTGGACTGGCCTTGGCACTCAAACCATAG